From one Mobula hypostoma chromosome 28, sMobHyp1.1, whole genome shotgun sequence genomic stretch:
- the LOC134339067 gene encoding gap junction beta-2 protein-like — translation MGWYFLHSLLNGVNKYSTSLGKVWLSVIFVFRLLVLVVAAETVWGDEQSGFVCNTQQPGCRNVCYDRFFPISHIRLWVFQLLAVTVPSCLIGMHVSQRRKNKKNIKIFNQNADRRKIKIDTSLLRTYLVSVVFKMLFEGSFMYLFYWIYEGYQMVRLVKCSEYPCPNTVDCFISRPTEKTIFTVFMLVTSALCILLNVAELFFLIVRYCFMQWKHQRFSSEENNERDRRLSATITSGDNITVNLDIDRENL, via the coding sequence ATGGGATGGTatttcctccattctctgctAAATGGGGTCAACAAGTATTCCACGTCGCTGGGGAAGGTGTGGCTTTCGGTCATATTCGTTTTCCGTCTGCTGGTGCTGGTGGTGGCGGCTGAGACCGTCTGGGGAGATGAGCAGAGTGGCTTTGTCTGCAACACCCAGCAGCCCGGTTGCAGGAACGTCTGCTACGACCGCTTCTTCCCCATCTCCCACATCCGGCTGTGGGTTTTCCAGCTCCTGGCTGTGACCGTCCCCTCATGTCTCATCGGGATGCATGTTTCCCAACGGAGGAAAAACAAGAAGAACATCAAAATCTTTAATCAGAATGCTGATCGGCGAAAAATAAAGATCGATACCTCTCTCCTTCGGACCTACCTGGTCAGCGTCGTGTTCAAGATGTTATTTGAAGGCAGCTTTATGTATTTATTCTACTGGATCTATGAAGGATACCAGATGGTTCGACTAGTGAAGTGTAGCGAATATCCCTGCCCTAATACTGTTGACTGCTTCATTTCCAGACCAACCGAGAAAACCATTTTTACCGTGTTTATGCTGGTGACCTCAGCTCTGTGCATCTTGTTGAATGTGGCAGAACTCTTTTTTCTGATTGTTCGATATTGCTTCATGCAATGGAAGCACCAGAGGTTTTCCTCAGAAGAAAACAACGAAAGGGATAGAAGATTATCGGCCACCATTACTTCCGGTGATAACATCACTGTGAACTTGGATATTGATCGGGAGAACCTCTAG